The window aacaacaaatgcaGCAGACAACATTTGTAGCAGTTTTTTGTCTCGATTTTGTTTAGCAATGCAACTTTTTGTGCTTAAGTTACGTGCAAGTTTACTTTCGTTTTGCTTTTTAAACAGTGGTACTTTGTAATGAACAGAAAgagtttttccattttttacagtttttttgaTCCCGGCAAATATGGTTAGCATCATGCAAAATGGTATAATACTTTGAATTGTCAATGTTACAATTGAATAAACAAACTCGTAAACTTCGTTTTTCCAAACTGGCATGCATTGTCCATAATGAACCACCATTGATTTTATGTATGGTATCAACAACAAGAACGACAATGTCCAAATACAAATCATTATAAAATGAATAGAATATTTTCCAAGACGCTTTTGAAAAGGCTTGTTAATCCCTCTATGTCGTTCAATAGCAATACTTGTTATAATCCAAGCTGATACATTGACTGTTACGGGACCCAGTGATGATAAAGTTTTGCATAATTCCGTACCCAAAATCCATTTATTCATTGTAGCTGTGTTATATAAATAATGTGTTGAAGTGACGACTGATGCTATCATATCTGCAAAGGCTAAGTGTAGCAGATAATGGTGGAATAATTTTCGGTATTTTGTCTTGAACCCAAAAAAACATACTACTAgactgttcccaataaaacctACAACTAGGATGAATGTGTACAGGAATAGTAACAAAACATTTTCAGCTGAATGGAACTCTCTGACGCTTGTCATGTTTGTTAGATTTTGTAACATCATTCTGTGATAATTCAccctaaaaaagataaaaatactgttATCGTGTTGTAAAATGTCAACTGCTTTCCTGCAAATTCTGAAGAAGTGCTAATATATAGTATCTGTTATGCCTGTTGATTACTTTGTTGGCAAGTAATCAGCCCTACATTACTTTTCTCGTACATAGTtcacttttatatatatatatatatttaaacatcCTTTTTCTTCCACCTACAATTTCTTTTATGCAAACTTCCACCTGTTTATGCAAATGTATTCACTTTAAAGTAATGcaacaattaaatttaaattaacacatttaaaaacttttaatattGTACTATACCATTctctattttctattttttagctATATATGTTACTAGGGAGTCTAATTAAAATGTTAATTTCTATTTTGTTTCTtccaaacttttttattattttgggtTGTTATGTACAttttacaacctgttgttatGTGTTATGGACAAAtgattgttttgtgttttaactTTGCATAtccttgttgtttttgaaatagATATTACACCAACTTGTTGTAGACGGTATATCCCTATTATATTTGTCACGTTAAATTATTTACAACTTTGTGTTAGGAGTAACACTTTGTTATTCCTTGTCAGCTGCATGTTGTTAAAATTTGTCTTCTCTTCTACTAACATTTTAAGAGTCACACCTTGTAGTCCCTTTTCAGCTGCTAAAATTTATTCTCTTCCCCACTGACCTTTTTCTAGGTAGCACCTTGATTCCTCTGTGACTTGCATATTATTAAATTTTGTCTTTTCTTCTACTAACATTCTTAGAGTCACACCTTGTTGTGTCTTTTCAGCtgctaaaatttgttttttctcaCTTACGCCTATCCTGTAACTAAACATAAAGGTCTTTGATAAAGTACTTGTTTTGTATATTGTTGTGAATGTTTTCCAGCCATGACATTTaagttattattgtttttaggTAAAAAGTTATATTGctctatatttttgtttttttattatttttcagatTCACCTCAAGAAAAATGTGTGGATCTGATTCGGCAAAATATTGTTGGTCTTCTTATAACTTCCCTTCAGCATTCCACCCCAAATATGGCTCAGTTCATGTTAGGCTTTGAAGTAAAACGTCCCATTTCGAAAACTAACCTTCAAGACCCAGGTACATGTATTTGTGCTTCAGCGTGCTTCAATGTTCCCTTTCTAAATTAATACCACTACCTTGGGAAGATTTCTTTCAAAGAAATCTTAAAAGGATTTAGTTCATGTATGTAAACCAACATTTTAAAAGTCGTAGAAAATATGCCATTTATTTTATACCCCCCTGGTCGTATTTGTACATTTGAGTTATTTCATTTAAGTTATATACACAGTGTTTGTAATTCAGGTATGTCTATTAAAGAGAGGAAATGACAGAATTAGTTCTAAATATCTATACTTTTTTTCACAATAATACGCTTCACCTAATTGGTCAGGAATGCTTTTCTATTTCATACAGGCCTGGAGCTTTGAGGGTGGGTTAATTTTGACTTTCAGAGAAAAATGTAACCTTTACAGGTACATACCGTTCATGACAGATTAAAAATTTTACCATGGAGTTTTGTTTGGGCAGATGCTATTATTTGGAAGAGgcgtttgttataaaaaaaggtgTATGTGAGGGGTTGccctgttttttcttttaaacatttGGTAGCTTAATATAAGTAAAAAGCTTTAAAAGAGTGCAAAAGTAATATATGAATAAGTAAGATTGGTTACTACAGTTTTAATCACGATGAACTTTTAATTAATTATCCTCTTCGAATAACTCCCAATtggtatttatttattgattaaCAGTCTACCTGGAATGTTTATTTGAGCATGGGGGCTTCTCGGCGTGATTGAGGTTTTACCCTGAGTATATATCCATGCATTAAGTACATTTCTTCTTCACTACTTGCATCATattaaaagttagttcaaaacGTAAACTAGATTTATCTTTCCAACTTTTTTTCGTTCACTTTTTTAGGTGTGGGTGGATTTCCCAAGACATGTTTGCATTCTGTCATAGACATTCTCAATCGAGGTTTAACAGATATGTCGTCATCAATGGGCGGGACATTGACACCAAAGCTTTCTGAGTTGTTGTACCGCCTAATATATATGCTCTGTTCCAACACAGACACTGGTCCAGCTGTGAGACGATATTTACATACTCATTGTGGTTTCTTTACTACACATTGCAAAGCATTACCATTTGTATCTACAACAACAGAAGAAAATACTGATGAACTACAATACATTAGACTAATAAACCAACAAACATGGTTGTTGAAAGCTATTGCAATCGAACTTAGAGTAGTCGCTGCCAGTCGTATGCGTTCTGGCTTGCAGCAATTGCTAACTATCTTATACAGCGACGAAACATCAAGAACAGCGCCAGTACATCAATTTAACACGGAGAATGTTACAGGTGTAGAGTCTAGCTTTAGTAGGCAGACACTCTCGCAAACAATGTTTCAATCGTGTTTTTCTCTTGGTGCTGACAGCCACAATTTGATTTTATCTTTACTGAAGTCAATGTCATTCACACAGAGATACCCTCCCAACGTggaattgaatttttttgactatagtgCTATTGAACAGCTTATCATATCTTGTGAGGAGACAGATGAGATGGGTGTGGTGTTGTGTAACGTAAAGAAGTTATTTCGAATTCTAATGAATGAGATGAGTAACTCGCAATTGGCGGTTACTGCTGTGCAAAAGCAGCAAATCTTCCAAGTAATCATTTATACTGTGTTCTTTGATTatgtatcttttttttttctttttttctctaaaACTAAAAGGTCCGAAGTAAAATGCATTTTCTAACACCTGTTATCACTTATAACAGCGTTGTCACGGAAcctgaaaaaatacaaaaaatttcgtGAAAAGGTTTAGTAGTGAATGTCGGAAAAGTCAGCGACAATAATGttagaaaacaaaacatataggTCAGGGAAAAGTTAGGAAAAAAAGTTTGCGTCTGTGAAGCTTAATAGTCTGTATAATATAGCTAGCCAATCAGGTTTCGTTGACTTCACGAAAGCTCTAGGCAATATCGGACACTACAGTGTTTTATAATAGCGACAGCCATTGTGTTGTTTTCTGGTGTCTCCTAATCTGTTACATTACCTGAAAAGTTACTCGAATAGAATTTTAAAATCGTTACTGAATTTTCATAATTGATAAGAGtttgacgattttttaaagaagcTTTTTAAGGAAAATATCAAAGGTCTAAAATGTTCTGCTGAAACATGCCCCGGAACTTACTGTCGAGCTGCCATCTATATCTTTTACAGGAAGTTAAGTCAGTTTTACGACATGCTGTAGATAGAAATGTTGTTCGTGAGTCCTTTCACTCAAAGCAAAGTTCTTTTGATGCATGGAGACAAGTTGTTGAAGTGACATTTGCTGTCTGTCCAGAAGATGTCATTCAAGTAGACAAGAAACAGTTTATATTGACCGAGTTGTTGCATGCTCTTATCCCAATGGTAATTTAATGTTTCTGCCATTTCTCGAAGTATTTCAGTTCTCGTTCTGTGTTTCTCTCTCAACATATTCCTATGTTAGATAAAGTTAGACTGAACTATAGTAAGCATACATGACGTAATCTCTTTTCAGATTAACGATGAAGATAACTTGCCAGAATTAACATCAGCTATGGGTGGTACAATTTTGAGTTTGATGGCCAACCTGTGGTTCACTGTCACTCAGATGGATAGTGTCTCGTATGTTGTTCTTTTAGTATAGCACTTGTCTCGTATGTTTTTATTGTAGCAGCTAACTTGGCATACATTAATGTTTTCATCGTAGAAACTTTTTTACGTTTCATAATTGCTCGTTTGAATTTGAATAATTAAGTTTAGGGTGGTTTTCCCGAaatatttatcgcatttatttCAAAGGCAATTCCAGGTAAAATTGTTCGTCTTTACAACACTTTCGGAATAAAATGGACACACacaaacatttaaatattgtaTGTGTTTTTATCAGTAAAAGTAGTCGTTAGTCCGTGAAAAAATCTACGgcttcgcccgtcctttaaatttacccgtcgcaacaaagtggataaaattataTCGCATTTAATATTTATGTTCCCGTggcacgattttctaactcagcggggggttcGCGcaaagacagacaaaatacggctattattaaagagatttcgCCGAACAGGTCGCactaaaaatttacattttttatcaacTTACCGTCTTTATTTCACCTTTCTTTCCTGtttcttgtttaattttaatatagAATTATTCATTTCCTCGACAGATTCTTTTCCCCCCAATCTGTTCATGACGTGTGCTTTCTCATGTTtcaaacattaatttttaaatatttttttttctgttaatatTATGTTCCCTGACTGATATTAAACTTCGACAATAAGTAGCTTTATTGCCACACTTAGGCAAattatattgaagaaaaaatgccCACTCATAAATAATTTTCGATTTCACCAATAAGATATTTAAATCTGTTTTTATTACagcaaattaaatttattatataGAAAAACATTGTCTATTTTAAGTAACTTTAAACTCCcttggtgattttttttttcgctttaTCCAGGAAAATAGAAACTTCTCTGTACTTTCAGATTTTATGTAAGTCAACAACAGCCAACGTGGGACTTTCTGTGTGGTCACTATTAATTTCTTCGTTTCATGTAGGTCAGCAACCGACAATGTAGGAATATCCCTGTCATCACTAGCATCGATTTTTTCTGGTATCATTGAAGCAATCGTAGCTTCTGGTGGTGGCCAACCTCGAGTGAGAGCCAACTTGTATGGTGCATTTTTATATTACATTCAAATTGGACAAACATATGCCTCGATTACTACAGAAGGTATCTTCATTTGCACCACTGTCTTGTTTTAAACATCTCTTTTATATTTAAGTACTCTTGCATTATTAAACGCatgcagaaataaaaaataaactgatTAAAATCGctgttttcaaattttacacTCACCCTGAATAAGAACctggaaaaaagtttaatatacaGGTTTCACAGCCAATCTGGAAATGAGGAAATTATTAGAGAAATTAAGGGAAATTATTAGGCAAAACCATCCAAGAGGGGATCGTTAGAGAATTTGGTAAAATAAGGTACAATTAGGGAAAATGTAAGCAAGTCAAGTAAATTGAAGTAAGTCTTTGGTTCTCACTCTAAACTTTTTTGACTCGTGAAATATAtacatgttttaaaaatgatagAAATTACttaataaaagatatttttaatgtCAATTAAATTAGAGGATCATTaggaaattttgttttcataatTTGGCTGTGAACGCTGATAAAATGTCTTTCCAGagatagtgatatttttctgaaacatGTTTctgatgaaaataattttaatggttAGAGAGCAGCTTTTCGCTCGACTATTGGTTAATACGATACACCAATAAATACGCACTAAATTTGTATGTTCTTTTTTAAGGTATTTCTGACAGTATTTTTGGGTTGCAGTCGAAAGAAAACTGGGAAACAAATGCTTTAGAAATATTAAACAAGTACGGCGAAGCATTCTTAGATGTCGTTGCCAAGGATACGTGTCAAGGTCCTTGCATATCACGGGTAATTTTTTATGTACTGTAGTTTTTTAGTTTAATACTAATATCTGTTGTTTGTTCAGgttccattttttaataaatccgTTGTTGAGTTTGTCTGATTAGAATCACTACGTTCAGTAAAATGGACACATAGAAATTCGCGTCAAACAACCTGGTCACACTTGATCAGATTATTTTTGTGTCGAGAAATGTAGCATGTTTTATTTCCATGATGATTTTAAATACCGTTTTTCCAGCTGTTTGGGATTTCAGATTAGTGTTTTAGTTGGCTCCAGGCAACACGTTAAAAAATTTGGTAAAAAAGCCTTTGATAACCTCGACAAAATCAGAATTTTGCCATCttgtaactgttttttttttctttttgtgttgtATTCCACTGTTATCTCCAGATACAAGGCTGAAACATTaccttaaaaaacatttgttttgaaTAAAAAGCTATACTAAAATTCAGATTTCCTAAACActgctaaaaaatgtttttctccaTAGATGATGGGTATGAGTGTGTTGGATGCTATTGCATCATTGGATTGGAAACACAAATACCTCATGATGATGTCATCGCACGGTCATTTACGTGTATTGATCGATCAACTGCTAGATGACGATATAGAACTGACCAGTGTTCTCTCGGTACAACCACAGAGCATGAAGCCACTTTACCTGTTCGAATCTAAGATGGTATAGATACTTGCCTCTTTGCATTTGACTTTGTCACTGTTTCAGAGAATTCTCCCATATttccaatttttattttccgTTTCTTCCATCAAAAATAACAACCCCGTTAGTATGGTTTCTTTCCATGTCAATTATGAAGTTACTTACTCCGCGTTGTGTTGCCCCATTTTAGGCGTTCTTAGCCAAAGTAGCTTCAACAGATTATGGTGCGCAAATCCTTCTGCAAGTCGGTTTGATATCTCGGCTAACAGAGTGTCAATTTTTGGACTTCCATGTCAGTAAACCTGCCATGCTGTCCAACGCGACACTACACTATTCGCAAGTGTATGATCCTTTCCTGCCAAGTCTCCCAGAAagatattcaaaaatattttcagcatTTGCGAAGTTGATACTGTCGTTTTTGTCTTCTGTGGGAGTGCAACATCAAATCGCTATTGCGCAGgtacattttctttctttatataattttctttctttttattactatatatacttttataagaaacgcaatttttttttaacatgagaCTGAGGTTATAGATGCTTTCTGCCAAATCGCAACATGAAAGGCCTATTGATAGATTGACAAGTCTCTTGCTGAATGGCATTTTAATGGTTTAAAACAGGAGAAACATTCATTTTAAGTTCAAGTAGGGTGTTTCTTACAAAGGTATACAACCTTTCATCAGGGAGTAATATGTATTGTGTTCTGAAATATATGAATTTTTTCTGTTAGATCCAAACTCTGATTATGAGCCATAAAGATGTAATCCAAGACATCCTCCAAGATAATATGGCTGTGCATTCAATAAATTCTCTTAAACAATTATCTCTAACTATCGCAATTATATCCGTGTTGCCCATAACTGATCGCAAAGATGATGCTTTGGAGATTTTAACTGATGATCAAAGACAATGGAGAACCTTTATGAATAGAATACAAAGACTAATGTTGGCTTTATTGAACAAATATTCGTCATCCACGATAGAAAAGGTGAGCGAAATTTTTAGGTACCGCGGCTTGTTTGAAATCTCGGTTGTTTATTGTATTTTCCATTGTACTATCCAACACTAATCACGTTTTATAGTCAGATAACCGGAGTTAAAACTCCTTATTGGTTGTATTTATACTCTTATAGCAAACAGAAGAAATACTTGGTGACAACGCCCATGATGTAACAACGAAGTCATCTCCTTTGAACGTCACCGCTTTGGAGACGCGAAATACTCTGTTGCAAATACGAACAAgaattttgacattttgcaaGAATATTATCTCCTCACAAGGTATGTTGTGGGCAATGCCAAGGTTTTTCtttcctaatttaaaaaattctgcgCGATAAATCAGTTGCGCCAAATTACCGCGAAATATGATGTGCGCGGAAAATTTCTTTACAGAAGGTGTGCGAAAATTAGATCGTGCGAGGCTGTAAAATAACCGCGAATATGGGAACACTTTTTTCTGCAGAATAGAGTCGCAAATTTGTGTTGTAAAACCCGATAATTAAAGTTAAACGCGCGAGAAAAAGAtgcgtgaaattcaaaccgcactAGAATTTTATGAATGTAGATAATTTCACTCAGCCTAACTAGAAAtctaaatgtttttaacatttcaTATAGGCCTAAGTGGACCATACTTCAGAGCGTTATTTGGACCTACGTTTTCGGATGCAGGTGAACATGAGACACGTTTAATCACTGGAAAACCAGGTAAACTTTATTATGTTCCTCTCTTAGTCAGACTACTCAGAGTATGACCTTAAGGTAAAAGTTAAGTGAAACGCCTGGTTTTTCTTTGTGCgcattattttaaaatgaagttatCGTAACTCCATCCTGCACAAATAGCTCGTCATGGatcaaacttgtgtttttttccaGTTTCAACAAAGCAATTATCTTCACTTTCTGTTTTGGTGAGGGAGCTTAAAGATTATCCTGAAACCTTGAAGAAGTCTTCTCAACATTTAAAAGTGTTGCAGCGAAAGATTGATTCTATTTCAGACATGAGTCACGATGAATTGAAAGAGGTATTTTCTTGCTTAACTCAGCACTGCGTTTAGTTTTCTGCAAACGAATCCAGTCGCTCGAACTCGTGTCTGACCTTTTCtgtgatttttttcttattttatttctaattgtaaaaaaaattaattttctagcGTGTGTTGTATGtcttttaaatttcaatttttaaaaaaactcttgtTTCTCACGAACTAAAAACAATAAGTACCAGGCTCTATAAAGATCTTGTAAGCTAAAAGATATTGAATTCTTAGATGCCAATTAGAACTAACGGGTTTTAAAAGCCTAACTCGTTCTTGATTGGGGATAGCAAATATCAACCgatgacatttcttttttgCCATGTTCGACATGTTTTATTAGTTCATTGTTTCGACGTTTTGTCGAACATTGAGCAGTTTTTACTTTTAACCACGTTGGCATGTGTCCCTTTTTTTCCCCCTGTACCAATTTTCCACTGTAAACAGATTGTTTTGCCTCTTTAGAATTATTTTAGTATGAAGCAATATGAGGCGTCAAAAAATCGATGTTTGACTGTAACCAACATACTAGGCTTGCTTTTACTAATTAATCTTATTTAGGTGTTTGCCTTAAAGAAATAGAAGCTGAAATTTCATTCATTTGCGTCCTTGATGGCTACCTTTATTACtttgaaaacaataaaaatgccATTTGTTTGCGTTCTTAATATTAccaaaaaatgttatatatacGAGATCTGAAATGTTTTTTCTCCAAAAAagctttaagatttttttttttagattctgTCTCAAGAAGAAGATACAGAACGCTTGCCCTACCAACAACGTCACATTGTCGTGAAAAGAATTTTAAGGAAACTGCAAGATTTGAGAGAAGCAGAAGCTAGCTTTATTTCCTGTAACTTTTATTTGTTATATGTTTCACGTATCTCAATATTTCTTCATAAAGTTTAATTAGGGCATTTAGATCTTTTTATTCTGTATATCCCTTATCTATACATGTTCTTGTCAACTTGTCTCTCTGTCGCTTTTTTAAGCCTGTTCTTAACTTTGCGTAGATATTGTGGAGCATGTTATCTACATGTTATGGCGACATATAGATTACTATTACATTCATTGCATACCAACGGAAGAATCCTTCTTGGAACCAGACCTCAGCAGAACTGGCTACACATCTCGTGCAAGAAGACTTACTGGTGAGCTGAAGtagcttgttttgttttgaaagagcctttttttttattttatatatatatatgttttggcTTTATAGACGGAAGCTTCACTTCTTTCATGGGTAATGTTTCCAATACATCGAAATACGAGCGCACCTTGCACGGAAGAACATTGGAAAGTGAAACTACTTTACATGGAAGCAAACTAAAGAGCGGGACAAGTCAGGAAGATATCAAGGAGGTGGGTAGATATCTTATCAATGTTGTCTATCCTGAAGATGGAAATTTACGCGGATTTTAATTTTGTGATtataaaaattagaatttttcgCAGTTTTCGCAGCGaattctaaaataaatttatattaaaatagaaaaaataattcctTATAATGTaagctttttttttgttttttttttcaggccTAAATAAGGGAATTTTTTAAGCATGTTACTTAGTCTTAGTGAATCCTTTCCATGGTGTTTATTTATATGGATATTATATAAAGTTTTTCGTAACATTTAACTtcacaaaaatgtcaaaaaatggcGGCTTAATTCTACTTTAACGttatttgttcatttttttcttcatgggaaaaagaagcttttaaaattgaaaattttttccaATGTATTAGCTTATGTgagttttttacaaaatatatttcgttTAATTATTTAGCTGGCCTACCCTAAATTCTCACCTTTAATATATTCtttcgtaaaaaaaattgtgttgtctGATTTATCCACTATATCTTTTTAGTTGAAAATTGAAGCAGCTACAATATTGACAGATTCATTGTGGAAAAAAATTCTGGAAAGCGACCAAGTAATTCCTTGTCCTTTTTTTACAACAATCTATTTTACAAAGTAATTAGGTCTGAAAGTTGAAAGAAACTGATTAGTAACCTCGCATAACCATGCAATCCCGTCACAAAGTTAGCTGAGAAAGTGTTAGGAAGTacagtgtttttttgtttgtttttttagagcCACGGTAAAGGAAGATCTCGGCTGTCCTTTTCCGCTGCTTTGGTGCGCCGTTTACAAGGACTTATTAAACTCAACTCATGACGTCACAATTCTGTTTCGAAGTCTTCGAAATTTAAAGAGCAAGAATGTTTCTGAGTGTATAAAAACCTAACTAACGAAGAAGAAATTGGACTTCGGTTTTATATTCGTATATTGTGTATTTTGCAGAACGGGATAAATTATTCACACCTTTTCTCAATTTTGTAGCAAAAAAGTGTATATTAAGCAAATGCGAGAGTATTGGAGCGTTTGTTCATTGAttcaaaagttcaaaaaaagttaaagatgGTCAATGTTTATTATACGTTGTTTATGTCATTTTTTCTGAAAGTTTTTAGTAAATTGTCCATCCTTCGATAAACGATCTGAAGTCGATAATGTAACCTCAATAAGGTCCTTAAATTATGAcccgatttttttttgtatttgatatttttatataaaaaatcgtgtACGGCGCATCAAACATGTAAGAATTAAGGTGGAAGGAGTTTAACAGTAGCCCTTCAGAAGCAAAATACAAGCTTTCTCTATCCCCAACAGATTATAATAAGCATACAAAAGTCTCCAGGCTAAACAGCATGTTGGGCATTTGCCAGAGGCTAATGTTTTAGCGAAATTTATATTCACCTAACCCCAAAGCTAACATCTTAAATGTGTGTCTGTGTTGGCTTTGTTACGCACGTAGGAGGTCGTAATTTGATCAATGAAGTCGATGTTCGCAAATAATCACTATGAAGCGCACAgagtattaaaaaattaaaaacaaatagtTGATAACAATTGAGAATAATCATTTTTTGTGTGTgggaataaaagaaaataaattctcaAATTAAATAGAAGAGTGTTAAATATTTGTGAACGCACAGAAAGGTcgaaagaaattattatatGGCGAGTTCTCGATTAGAATTTGAAAGAAAACAACGTCATAATGCTGTCCGACGATTATGTTATTCTCATCCGACTGTCGTGAGCAGATGTGGACGCTTAGATGCTTCTTGGAAACTACCAAAAGATTTACATACTCAACAATATTGTTGTTATCCTGATGTACGAACATTTAAGAAAACTAGTACGCGTAATCAAGTCACAAGAAAAAGTTGTTTACGGCCACTGTTTTTAAATGGCGGCAACTCGTGCAATGAAGCTACGTCATATAGTACCGAAGCTAGTATATCGTACAATAGCATTGAATTATGTGGTGACAAACTTAACGTTAAACTTCCAAGTGTGAATATTTTCAGGAAAGGTGGGCACTCAACCGCCCACCCCCTGGACGTTAGTAAACAAAGTATAGATCAAATTAATAGGCCTTATTTTCACGGGTGGGGACAGAGAAAGATTTCTAACATTTACAACGAAAATTTCGTCCTAAATATTCAACCAATAGAACCCTTGACCAAAGTTAGATGTGTGAAACATTCATTAAACAAACAGGAGTTAGACAAAGAAAAAGTTTGGATCCAAAAAGAATCTGTTATCAAACCTTTCCAAGTGAAGAAGGATGGAAGAGTATTTCAACCTGTTAACAAGTTAACTGTAAAATTTTCTTGACCAGATCAATATAAAAACACACGAAGCTGTAAAAcaatttgaattaaaaaatggaattCCCTTGTTATTATTTTCTAGAAAACTAACTTTCCGAAGCTATTTTTCGCGTTAACATTGGAGCGTAGTCTAGGAGGAGTGGGTTTAGGCCACAGccccttaaaaaatattaaacacgAAAAAGGAACATTTCAGACTACAATTGCTACATACATAAGTCATTGACATATTTACGTCTTTTGTGAATCACCTTTTTTTATAATGTGGCCCTCAAATTTAATACGACATAAAAATTTACGGAGGGGCGAGACCGGGCATGCCCATACCCCTTTTCTTTAACCCTCCTCAGATTGCTACAGCCctgttgtaaaaataaaaaacccaaAAATACAACTTGCATTACAACCTCAtcataacttcttt is drawn from Hydractinia symbiolongicarpus strain clone_291-10 chromosome 8, HSymV2.1, whole genome shotgun sequence and contains these coding sequences:
- the LOC130654607 gene encoding nuclear pore complex protein Nup205-like isoform X2, with protein sequence MRIWSPFKEILAVVEIAVIHKRSEIYAELDETITKHKPIFLGLLKNLSKNASHREQIKKAHKYGLTLEGQKGTIKLQESLIQEILLISDALELNEFSVLELMLEAEHQLPNFPGFSQQLVAALLYHDGRRCLLSALKLLLTARPGITWSTELDDRIVELIEKLVNQLLDDGLVSKILLLLEEISLPKELKKLEDARCLLDGKHKKLITELIEEQQQLLADCLFVLSCQYPLQKDECIKLLDYLKLVAPNTSDGSLDFVTLRVFLAVIASFNCNIIDSAVENIEDSQYQQLPYFKDKKFLINVHQVIVRPDVQLWQMPGLKFVIQWCWSVFLRSCSAHPELVDYYSDVIEEDESSLDSAIDGDALKFLRTCVIQSKKFHEEEYFLKIVHSFITSFIVKFPLKMKELRTRGDENAHILQAHLNEGMEPPQGLRHDFQEFMSLVSSLYDKDPLGLELNSEYWIPPEPLGGIFSPQPLRKNQQNTDQRKLMLNKFVRLAGDILLQPLYVPYISMLTSLSNNEQSASYCFRLLSNGSTERGGACSVSWDHFFASLKQYYLSLRQVTDASDHRSHVHTHYEISPEEQAGLESVLRLIKVVTENSENVRVALCENQNWLPVASLLGLVCCPVPPSLKGLLLETLAAFSKTPEIAASLWQSLEASQVLQTTTPSGSNVKSGIAVELQEIESRNEVYPETRGFLKLLDQLTEVAIPTTLGAGHRVPGFHPYLNFLIDNVFLTFKTRAYQDPSEKWKIASEVLSIFVKLLKAYEPQPEDFMEKQVEIQGVNFGKAAKPAGFQLLSLLLNDTPMLRMILAIVDDVLEHLQTIITTHEFKDILESAACKCLDLLVCVFEKQGIFMEHARSVGSSIILSLLDELLLSVNPKTGRPDYLFILGRYMTINNVKPSLTLNVVRMFKYVCEDSKVQKEVIEILTQDEVSSREFLVGFSEQLENIEPEDEETNREAYEKLEDNDSPQEKCVDLIRQNIVGLLITSLQHSTPNMAQFMLGFEVKRPISKTNLQDPGVGGFPKTCLHSVIDILNRGLTDMSSSMGGTLTPKLSELLYRLIYMLCSNTDTGPAVRRYLHTHCGFFTTHCKALPFVSTTTEENTDELQYIRLINQQTWLLKAIAIELRVVAASRMRSGLQQLLTILYSDETSRTAPVHQFNTENVTGVESSFSRQTLSQTMFQSCFSLGADSHNLILSLLKSMSFTQRYPPNVELNFFDYSAIEQLIISCEETDEMGVVLCNVKKLFRILMNEMSNSQLAVTAVQKQQIFQEVKSVLRHAVDRNVVRESFHSKQSSFDAWRQVVEVTFAVCPEDVIQVDKKQFILTELLHALIPMINDEDNLPELTSAMGGTILSLMANLWFTVTQMDSVSSATDNVGISLSSLASIFSGIIEAIVASGGGQPRVRANLYGAFLYYIQIGQTYASITTEGISDSIFGLQSKENWETNALEILNKYGEAFLDVVAKDTCQGPCISRMMGMSVLDAIASLDWKHKYLMMMSSHGHLRVLIDQLLDDDIELTSVLSVQPQSMKPLYLFESKMAFLAKVASTDYGAQILLQVGLISRLTECQFLDFHVSKPAMLSNATLHYSQVYDPFLPSLPERYSKIFSAFAKLILSFLSSVGVQHQIAIAQIQTLIMSHKDVIQDILQDNMAVHSINSLKQLSLTIAIISVLPITDRKDDALEILTDDQRQWRTFMNRIQRLMLALLNKYSSSTIEKQTEEILGDNAHDVTTKSSPLNVTALETRNTLLQIRTRILTFCKNIISSQGLSGPYFRALFGPTFSDAGEHETRLITGKPVSTKQLSSLSVLVRELKDYPETLKKSSQHLKVLQRKIDSISDMSHDELKEILSQEEDTERLPYQQRHIVVKRILRKLQDLREAEASFISYIVEHVIYMLWRHIDYYYIHCIPTEESFLEPDLSRTGYTSRARRLTDGSFTSFMGNVSNTSKYERTLHGRTLESETTLHGSKLKSGTSQEDIKELKIEAATILTDSLWKKILESDQSHGKGRSRLSFSAALVRRLQGLIKLNS